Part of the Anaerobacillus alkaliphilus genome, TGATTACTATTACTTAATGACGGCTGAAGGTGGGACACGCTTGAAGCATGCGGTAACCATGGCGAGATCCAAGTCAATTTGGGGACCATACGAGGTAGATCCTCAAAATCCAATACTTACGTCTTTTGATAAACCAGAGCTTACTTTGCAAAAGGCTGGTCATGGTAGCTTAGTGCAAACCCAACATGGTGAATGGTACCTTGCCCATTTAATTGGACGGCCCTTGCAACCTTCTGGAAACTGTAATTTAGGAAGAGAAACAGCGATCCAAAAATGTGAATGGTCAGAGGATGGATGGCTAAGAATTGTTGGTGGGGATGCGCAAGTAACGGTGGAAGGACCTGGATTAGCAGAGTACAAGTTTGACCTTTCTAACAGTAAGGATGATTTTAATTCTGAAACACTTGATATCAACTTTAACTCTTTACGAGTTCCTCTGGAAGAAGAATGGGTGTCATTAAAGGCAAGACCAGGATGTTTACGTCTATATGGTAGAGAATCCCTAAATTCGGTACATAAACAAAGCCTAATTGCCAGAAGGCAAGAAGCGTTTCGTGTCAACGTTGAGACGGTCGTCGAGTTCTCACCAGAAAGCTTTCAGCAGATGGCAGGACTAGTTTACTACTATAATACAAAAAACCATTACTATTTACATGTGAGTTATGATAATGAGTTGGGAAAATGTCTCAATATTTACTCTAGTACACGAGGATTTTATGATGAACCAGGTGATGGTGCCATCTCGATTGAAGGATGGGACCAGTGTTACTTGAAAGCTGAACTACATTTTTCAGAGCTTCAATTTTCCTATTCACGTGATGGCGAAGAGTGGATGAAGTTTGGTCCAGTGTTAGATGCAAGTACGATCTCCGATGAAAATGCAGATATTCGGGTAGATGGCGTGTCACTTGATCAAGGATTTACTGGTGCATTTATTGGGATGTGCGTTCAGGATTTGAGTGGACAAAAGAAACATGCGGATTTTGATTATTTTATTTATGAGGAGCTAGACTAAAAGTGGAAAAGCCTACGTTTTTGTAGGCTTTTTTTCGTTTAAGATACAGTTTGTACGTTTTATGTATCAAGTAATGCTGTAGGCAGGTGTCACAGTGACAATCGAATTAAAGGGGAACCCAGCGCACTAAAGCTTTAAAGTGCTGGGGGTCAGTCCCCAACAAAAATACCCCTAATACAACTTGTACTAGGGGGTAATTCGACTACTATTTACTGATACTTATTAGAATTG contains:
- a CDS encoding glycoside hydrolase family 43 protein, which encodes MSTIVNPILPGFNPDPSIIRVNDDYYIATSTFEWFPGVQIHHSKDLVNWRLIGHPLTRKSQLNMRGNSDSGGVWAPCLSYDNGTFYLIYTDVKSHYGAFKDTHNYLVTSNDIMGPWSEPIYLNSSGFDPSLFHDDDGRKWLVNMVWDHRKGKNRFGGILLQEYSEEEQKLVGPIKNIFRGTEIGLTEAPHLYKKDDYYYLMTAEGGTRLKHAVTMARSKSIWGPYEVDPQNPILTSFDKPELTLQKAGHGSLVQTQHGEWYLAHLIGRPLQPSGNCNLGRETAIQKCEWSEDGWLRIVGGDAQVTVEGPGLAEYKFDLSNSKDDFNSETLDINFNSLRVPLEEEWVSLKARPGCLRLYGRESLNSVHKQSLIARRQEAFRVNVETVVEFSPESFQQMAGLVYYYNTKNHYYLHVSYDNELGKCLNIYSSTRGFYDEPGDGAISIEGWDQCYLKAELHFSELQFSYSRDGEEWMKFGPVLDASTISDENADIRVDGVSLDQGFTGAFIGMCVQDLSGQKKHADFDYFIYEELD